A window of Sulfurirhabdus autotrophica contains these coding sequences:
- a CDS encoding D-alanyl-D-alanine carboxypeptidase family protein has translation MKSLFLAFITLLFTSATLAAVPAQTMLAVPPAPQVAAKSYILVDFNSGQTLIQADSNQRIEPASLTKLMTAYITFNAIKQNRISLNQALPVSEKAWRTEGSRMFIDLKTPVTVAELIRGMIVQSGNDACIALAEAIAGSEESFAHLMNQEAARLGMKNTNFVNSTGLPNPQHYTTAYDLSLLAAAIIRDFPEFYPLYSIKEYRYNNITQPNRNRLLWLDPNVDGMKTGHTESAGYCLITSAKRGSTRLISVVLGTASDNARTMESQKLLNFGFQFFDSVRIYAKEQAVANLRVWKGSQKMLKAGFKDDKYIIVPKGQYQNVKVSMTSTQPLLAPISNGQKIGSVKLTLDGKELAEYPLFSLENVAIANIFGRSWDSIKLMFTK, from the coding sequence ATGAAATCTCTCTTTCTCGCTTTTATTACGCTACTGTTTACCTCTGCTACCCTGGCTGCAGTTCCAGCCCAAACCATGCTTGCAGTTCCCCCCGCACCACAAGTCGCAGCCAAATCCTACATTCTGGTTGACTTCAATAGTGGGCAAACCCTCATTCAAGCTGATTCAAACCAGCGCATTGAGCCTGCTTCACTGACTAAGTTAATGACTGCTTACATCACCTTCAATGCGATTAAACAAAACCGGATTAGCCTGAACCAGGCGCTCCCTGTTTCAGAAAAGGCCTGGCGCACTGAAGGTTCGAGAATGTTTATCGACCTTAAAACACCTGTGACGGTAGCTGAGCTAATCCGCGGTATGATTGTTCAATCAGGGAACGATGCCTGTATTGCGCTGGCAGAAGCGATTGCGGGAAGCGAAGAAAGCTTTGCCCACCTGATGAATCAGGAAGCAGCACGACTCGGCATGAAAAACACCAATTTCGTGAATTCCACCGGTTTGCCTAATCCCCAGCATTACACTACCGCATATGATTTAAGCCTGCTTGCAGCTGCCATTATTCGTGATTTCCCGGAATTTTATCCGCTCTATTCCATCAAGGAGTACCGTTACAACAATATCACCCAACCCAATCGCAACCGTTTGCTATGGCTTGACCCTAACGTTGATGGTATGAAAACGGGCCACACTGAATCTGCCGGCTATTGCCTGATCACTTCAGCCAAACGCGGCTCTACCCGCCTGATTTCAGTAGTGCTCGGTACTGCATCAGATAATGCGCGCACCATGGAAAGCCAGAAATTGCTCAACTTTGGTTTCCAGTTTTTTGATTCCGTGCGTATATATGCCAAGGAACAAGCCGTAGCCAATTTACGCGTGTGGAAAGGTAGCCAGAAGATGCTTAAGGCTGGTTTCAAAGATGATAAATACATCATCGTGCCAAAAGGACAATACCAAAACGTGAAAGTTTCCATGACCAGCACCCAGCCTTTACTGGCACCAATCAGTAACGGCCAGAAAATTGGCTCTGTAAAATTGACACTTGATGGCAAAGAACTGGCTGAATACCCGCTGTTTTCTCTTGAAAACGTAGCTATTGCCAACATTTTCGGCCGTTCATGGGACAGCATTAAACTCATGTTCACGAAATAA
- a CDS encoding (2Fe-2S) ferredoxin domain-containing protein: MSYYKYHVFFCTNQREDGAACCADFDAQAVRDYAKDKIKKLKLSGPGMCRINSAGCMDRCNEGPVLAVYPEGVWYTYVDKSDIDEIIDEHLLHGRVVDRLKI; this comes from the coding sequence ATGAGTTACTACAAATACCACGTATTTTTCTGCACGAATCAACGGGAAGACGGGGCTGCCTGCTGTGCCGATTTTGATGCGCAGGCTGTGCGCGATTATGCAAAAGATAAAATTAAAAAGCTAAAATTAAGCGGTCCGGGCATGTGCCGTATTAATAGTGCCGGTTGTATGGACCGTTGTAATGAGGGGCCTGTGCTTGCAGTCTACCCTGAAGGGGTATGGTACACCTATGTGGATAAGTCCGATATTGATGAAATCATCGATGAACATCTTCTGCATGGCCGTGTTGTAGATCGGCTGAAAATTTAA
- a CDS encoding nucleotide pyrophosphohydrolase gives MMKGDSLKGLQGDIRAFAKARDWDQFHTPKNLSMALSVEVAELMEHFQWLSSQQSVMLDPPKLEAVSQEIGDVLIYLTRLADVLGIDPVDAAFRKMQLNEIKYPVEKSKGIAAKYTEL, from the coding sequence ATGATGAAAGGTGATTCTCTTAAGGGTTTGCAGGGTGATATTCGTGCTTTTGCCAAGGCGCGGGATTGGGATCAATTTCATACGCCGAAGAATCTGAGTATGGCATTAAGCGTCGAAGTGGCTGAGCTGATGGAGCATTTTCAATGGTTGAGTTCCCAGCAAAGTGTGATGCTTGATCCACCCAAGCTGGAGGCGGTGTCTCAAGAAATCGGGGATGTGTTGATTTATCTGACACGGCTTGCAGATGTGTTGGGAATCGATCCTGTGGATGCCGCATTCAGAAAAATGCAACTGAATGAAATCAAATATCCGGTTGAAAAGTCCAAAGGCATTGCGGCTAAATATACTGAGCTGTAG
- the lipA gene encoding lipoyl synthase: MTIDIKLHKGEAKTARIPIKVVPQPALKKPNWIRAKSPNSPEVIQLKEILREHKLHTVCEEASCPNLGECFRHGTATFMILGDLCTRRCPFCDVGHGKPLPPDTEEPLHLAQTIAAMKLKYVVITSVDRDDLRDGGAQHFADCIQAVREHAPHTRIEILTPDFRGRIDVALDKLSCNPPDVMNHNLETAPRLYKATRPGADYTHSLKLLKDFKLRHPEIPTKSGIMVGLGETDEEVLEVMRDLRAHDVDMLTIGQYLQPGPHHLPVTRYVTPEQFAAFEKAAQEMGFKNAACGPMVRSSYHADQQAQEVKL; this comes from the coding sequence ATGACTATTGATATCAAACTCCACAAAGGCGAAGCTAAAACTGCCCGCATTCCGATTAAGGTTGTCCCCCAGCCGGCTTTAAAAAAGCCCAATTGGATTCGCGCAAAATCGCCTAACAGCCCTGAGGTCATTCAGCTCAAGGAAATATTACGCGAGCACAAACTCCATACGGTTTGTGAAGAGGCTTCCTGCCCCAACCTGGGAGAGTGCTTTCGTCATGGCACTGCCACTTTCATGATTTTAGGCGACTTATGTACCCGTCGCTGCCCATTTTGTGATGTAGGCCACGGCAAGCCACTACCACCAGATACGGAAGAACCATTGCATCTGGCGCAGACCATTGCTGCCATGAAACTGAAATATGTGGTCATCACCAGTGTCGACCGTGATGATTTGAGAGATGGGGGTGCACAGCATTTTGCAGATTGTATACAGGCAGTGCGTGAACATGCACCCCATACCCGTATCGAAATCCTGACCCCTGATTTTCGTGGCCGGATTGATGTTGCGCTGGACAAGCTGAGCTGCAATCCACCCGATGTCATGAACCACAATCTGGAAACTGCCCCTCGTCTGTATAAAGCGACCCGTCCGGGAGCCGATTACACCCATTCGCTCAAATTGCTCAAAGATTTCAAGTTGCGCCACCCGGAAATCCCTACCAAATCAGGGATCATGGTGGGATTAGGTGAAACGGATGAAGAAGTACTGGAAGTGATGCGTGATTTAAGGGCGCATGATGTCGATATGCTGACCATTGGACAATACTTGCAGCCAGGGCCGCATCATTTACCGGTCACACGCTATGTGACGCCGGAACAATTTGCAGCATTTGAAAAAGCTGCGCAGGAAATGGGGTTTAAGAATGCGGCTTGCGGGCCTATGGTCAGGTCAAGTTATCATGCGGACCAGCAAGCACAAGAAGTTAAACTTTAA
- a CDS encoding alpha/beta hydrolase, with translation MKRYKLRIDGPSGKIETVINDPGPERIGIALIAHPHPLHGGTLDNKVVQTVADTLLSLGYVAVRPNFRGVGMSDGDYDHGEGEVEDMLAAYAFVQPRYPDLPLLLAGFSFGAHVQNQIGHKLNAQQVVLIGPAVNMFEFGDVAPNATIIHGGKDELVPLEVVQTWSEAQGVKLVVLEGADHFFHRKLSQLKQTLVELCQC, from the coding sequence GTGAAGCGTTATAAACTGAGAATCGACGGCCCTAGCGGCAAGATCGAAACGGTCATTAATGATCCCGGACCTGAACGCATAGGCATTGCCCTGATCGCTCATCCCCATCCGCTGCATGGTGGCACGCTGGATAACAAGGTGGTGCAAACAGTGGCGGATACGTTGCTTTCATTGGGGTATGTTGCTGTCCGCCCGAATTTTCGCGGGGTTGGTATGAGTGATGGCGACTATGACCACGGTGAAGGCGAAGTGGAAGATATGCTGGCAGCCTACGCATTTGTTCAGCCGCGCTATCCTGATTTGCCATTATTATTGGCAGGTTTTTCGTTTGGTGCCCATGTGCAGAATCAGATTGGACATAAGCTCAACGCACAGCAGGTTGTGTTGATTGGTCCGGCGGTCAACATGTTTGAGTTTGGAGATGTTGCGCCTAATGCCACTATTATTCATGGTGGAAAAGATGAGCTGGTGCCCCTGGAAGTGGTACAAACCTGGTCCGAAGCTCAGGGAGTGAAGCTTGTGGTGCTGGAAGGTGCAGATCACTTTTTCCATCGTAAATTATCGCAGCTCAAACAGACGCTGGTTGAACTATGTCAGTGCTGA
- a CDS encoding ATP-binding cassette domain-containing protein — MSVLNAKGLRKHYGTAEVVAGIDLEVNAGECFGLLGPNGAGKTTTLRLLLGLVDPDAGEMNILDYPIPAMAREARMKIGVVPQMDSLDPDFTVHENLMVYGRYFGIPDAEIAARIPELLELAGLSHRADARINALSGGMKRRLTLARALINDPDVIFLDEPTTGLDPQARHMMWQGLRRLLNKGKTIILTTHFMDEAERICDRLSVMDNGKIIATGSPRELIEQYIEPGVVELYGEQAAAWGQQYGATLCERAELAGETLFCYTRDGQALMENLRAQTSMRYMHRPANLEDVFLKLTGRDLRD, encoded by the coding sequence ATGTCAGTGCTGAACGCAAAAGGATTGCGCAAGCACTACGGCACAGCAGAGGTTGTGGCTGGGATTGACCTGGAAGTAAATGCAGGGGAATGCTTTGGGTTGCTGGGGCCAAATGGCGCAGGTAAAACCACGACGCTTAGGCTGCTGCTCGGGTTGGTTGATCCTGATGCCGGGGAAATGAACATTCTTGACTATCCTATTCCTGCGATGGCTCGCGAAGCCAGAATGAAAATCGGGGTGGTGCCGCAAATGGATAGCCTGGACCCGGATTTCACGGTACATGAAAATCTGATGGTGTACGGCAGGTATTTTGGCATACCGGATGCGGAAATTGCTGCGCGTATTCCGGAATTACTCGAATTGGCTGGCTTAAGCCATCGCGCCGACGCGCGTATCAATGCTTTATCCGGTGGCATGAAGCGGCGTCTGACTTTGGCGCGAGCTTTGATTAACGACCCCGATGTGATTTTTCTGGATGAACCGACTACCGGACTGGATCCGCAAGCCCGTCACATGATGTGGCAAGGCTTACGGCGTCTGTTGAATAAAGGGAAAACCATTATTCTGACCACCCACTTTATGGATGAGGCAGAGCGTATTTGTGATCGCCTGAGTGTCATGGACAATGGAAAAATTATTGCCACAGGCAGTCCCCGTGAGTTGATTGAGCAATATATAGAGCCAGGCGTAGTGGAGTTGTATGGTGAACAAGCTGCAGCATGGGGTCAGCAATATGGTGCCACACTCTGTGAAAGAGCTGAGTTGGCTGGTGAAACCTTGTTTTGTTATACCCGCGATGGTCAAGCGCTGATGGAAAACCTGCGTGCGCAGACCAGCATGCGCTACATGCACAGGCCAGCCAATCTTGAGGATGTGTTTTTGAAGCTCACTGGCCGGGATTTACGAGACTAA
- a CDS encoding septal ring lytic transglycosylase RlpA family protein: protein MATSKGASKGGGYYKDDGPGENLPANIDDIPDAQPKEEPLHKFANNPYTVFGQQYVPVTNFKPYKARGIASWYGKKFHGQKTSSGEPYDMYGMTAAHPTLPIPSYVKVTNPSTHKSVVVRVNDRGPFHSDRLMDLSYTAAYKLGIVQKGSGLVEVESINPAEPKPVVVAALAAQEPIKYTTEPVDPVEPEPSDMPLIEQSGIFLQLASFGTQINAQNFSEKIKAQLGNLSEALHIFPKNGLFKVHLGPYHNQSEATKVAENVRRTLDIKPFMVIR, encoded by the coding sequence ATGGCTACCAGCAAAGGTGCGAGCAAAGGAGGCGGGTACTATAAAGATGATGGCCCGGGTGAAAATCTACCAGCAAATATTGATGACATTCCCGATGCGCAACCCAAAGAAGAACCTTTGCACAAATTTGCCAACAATCCCTATACTGTATTTGGACAACAGTATGTGCCCGTAACCAATTTCAAGCCTTATAAAGCAAGGGGAATTGCATCCTGGTATGGTAAAAAGTTTCACGGCCAGAAAACATCTTCCGGCGAACCCTACGACATGTACGGCATGACCGCGGCCCACCCGACATTGCCTATCCCCAGCTATGTCAAGGTAACCAACCCGAGTACACACAAATCTGTCGTCGTGCGTGTTAATGACCGAGGCCCTTTTCACAGCGACCGTCTGATGGATTTGTCCTATACGGCAGCCTATAAACTTGGTATTGTACAAAAAGGCAGCGGACTGGTTGAGGTTGAAAGCATCAATCCAGCGGAACCGAAACCCGTTGTTGTAGCTGCATTAGCTGCGCAGGAACCCATCAAATATACTACCGAACCCGTTGACCCTGTCGAACCAGAACCATCGGACATGCCGCTGATCGAACAGAGTGGCATTTTCTTGCAACTGGCTTCTTTTGGAACGCAAATCAACGCCCAAAATTTTAGTGAAAAGATCAAAGCACAACTCGGCAACCTCTCAGAAGCACTGCATATTTTCCCCAAGAACGGACTGTTCAAAGTGCATCTGGGTCCCTATCACAACCAGTCCGAAGCTACGAAAGTAGCCGAAAATGTGAGAAGAACCCTGGACATAAAACCCTTTATGGTCATACGCTAA
- the lipB gene encoding lipoyl(octanoyl) transferase LipB has translation MLVKHLGMADYLATWQAMQTFTANRTAETPDELWILQHPPVYTMGLNGKPEHLPQNVQIPVVKIDRGGQITYHGPGQIVAYLLIDLKRKGIGVRELVTAMEQSVKALLSSYHIQSENLQNAPGVYVDGKKIAALGLRIKHGCSYHGLSLNVDMDLSPFLAINPCGYPGLEVTQTSELGIGDSIDLITTRLVSAIEQTLG, from the coding sequence ATGTTGGTCAAGCATCTTGGCATGGCGGACTATCTTGCCACATGGCAAGCCATGCAGACATTCACTGCCAATCGCACTGCAGAAACCCCCGACGAGCTCTGGATACTGCAGCACCCACCTGTCTACACCATGGGCTTAAACGGCAAGCCGGAACATCTCCCTCAAAATGTGCAAATACCCGTCGTCAAAATTGACCGGGGTGGCCAGATTACCTATCACGGCCCCGGCCAAATCGTCGCTTACCTGTTGATTGATCTGAAACGCAAAGGGATAGGGGTAAGAGAACTGGTTACTGCAATGGAACAATCAGTCAAAGCCTTATTGAGCAGCTACCACATCCAGAGCGAAAACCTGCAGAATGCCCCAGGCGTATACGTAGATGGCAAAAAAATCGCTGCCTTGGGACTGCGCATCAAACACGGATGCAGCTATCATGGATTAAGCCTTAACGTGGATATGGACCTGAGCCCTTTTCTTGCTATCAATCCCTGCGGCTATCCCGGCTTGGAAGTTACCCAGACCAGTGAATTAGGCATCGGTGACAGCATTGATTTGATCACGACTCGCCTGGTTTCGGCTATCGAGCAGACTCTCGGATAA
- a CDS encoding D-amino acid aminotransferase, with protein sequence MIYLNGQFMPIEEARIPVLDRGFIFGDGVYEVIPVYSRHAFRLAEHLRRLQHSLDGIRLKNPHSTTEWAALINRIIENNEGEDQYIYLHITRGVAKRDHAFPKDVQPTVFLMSNPLIHPAADLRETGVAAVTATDNRWLRCDIKAISLLPNVLLRQMAVDANAAETLMLREGFLTEGAASNIFVVYNDILLAPPKSHLMLPGITYDVVLELAEANSMQHEVREISEYEVRSAQELWMTSSTKEVLPITSLDGKPVGTGKPGHVYHRMYALYQEYKAEIMRAPAQNQ encoded by the coding sequence ATGATCTATCTAAACGGCCAGTTCATGCCCATCGAAGAAGCGCGTATACCCGTGCTTGATCGTGGCTTTATATTTGGAGATGGTGTCTATGAAGTCATCCCCGTGTATTCTCGCCATGCCTTTCGGTTGGCTGAACATTTACGGCGTTTGCAGCATAGCCTCGATGGCATCCGGCTGAAAAACCCGCATTCCACAACAGAATGGGCCGCTTTGATCAACCGGATCATCGAGAACAACGAAGGGGAAGATCAGTACATTTACCTGCATATTACCCGGGGTGTCGCCAAGCGCGACCATGCTTTCCCAAAGGATGTGCAGCCGACTGTCTTTCTCATGAGCAATCCGCTAATACACCCTGCTGCCGATTTGCGAGAAACCGGGGTAGCGGCAGTAACGGCAACAGATAATCGCTGGCTGCGCTGTGATATCAAAGCCATTTCATTATTGCCCAACGTGTTGCTGCGCCAGATGGCCGTCGATGCAAATGCCGCAGAAACACTGATGTTGCGTGAAGGCTTTTTGACTGAGGGAGCCGCCAGCAATATCTTTGTCGTGTATAACGATATACTGCTGGCCCCGCCCAAAAGCCATCTTATGCTGCCTGGCATTACTTACGATGTGGTGCTTGAACTGGCCGAAGCAAACTCTATGCAGCACGAAGTGCGTGAAATCTCCGAGTATGAGGTACGCAGCGCTCAGGAATTATGGATGACCTCATCCACAAAAGAAGTGCTGCCCATTACCTCACTGGATGGAAAGCCTGTCGGAACTGGCAAACCAGGGCACGTTTATCACCGCATGTACGCACTGTATCAGGAATACAAAGCTGAAATCATGCGTGCACCCGCCCAAAATCAATAG
- a CDS encoding ABC transporter permease — protein sequence MAIHTFFRMPQLSLRFMPVWRRNFMVWKKLAIPSILGNLADPMLYMLGLGYGLGGLLPQVSGVPYITFLAAGTVAYSTMNSATFETLYSAFSRMHVQKTWEAIMNGPLILDDVMLGELLWAASKSLLSGIAILLIIWVLGLQQSWLLSLWILPLVVLIGFCFAGMGLVMTAVSPSYDFFMYYFTLVITPMVLLCGVFFPVSQLPPLLQTVSVILPLTHAIELVRPLLLGIVPVNILLHLVMLFAYGSLGFVLALGLTRRRLLK from the coding sequence ATGGCAATTCACACTTTTTTTCGTATGCCGCAACTCAGCCTGCGCTTTATGCCGGTGTGGCGGCGAAATTTCATGGTATGGAAAAAACTCGCAATCCCCTCTATTCTGGGCAATCTGGCTGATCCCATGCTCTACATGCTGGGGCTGGGTTATGGCTTGGGTGGACTGTTGCCACAGGTTTCAGGCGTGCCCTATATTACTTTTCTGGCGGCAGGGACGGTTGCGTATAGCACCATGAATAGCGCCACGTTTGAAACTTTGTATTCCGCGTTTTCCAGAATGCATGTGCAGAAAACCTGGGAGGCCATCATGAATGGCCCGTTAATACTGGATGATGTGATGTTGGGCGAACTGCTATGGGCGGCCAGTAAAAGCCTGCTTTCTGGAATCGCCATTTTGCTGATTATCTGGGTGCTGGGGCTGCAACAATCCTGGCTGCTTTCTTTGTGGATTTTACCTCTCGTCGTGTTGATTGGTTTTTGTTTTGCTGGAATGGGACTAGTAATGACGGCTGTTTCTCCCAGCTATGATTTTTTCATGTACTACTTCACCCTGGTGATTACGCCCATGGTGTTATTGTGCGGCGTATTTTTTCCTGTTTCACAGTTGCCGCCTCTTCTGCAGACGGTTTCGGTTATCTTGCCGCTGACCCACGCGATTGAACTTGTGCGTCCCTTATTGCTGGGTATTGTGCCTGTCAATATCTTGCTTCATCTTGTGATGTTGTTCGCTTACGGCAGTCTGGGTTTTGTGTTGGCATTGGGCTTGACCAGAAGAAGGTTGCTGAAATAA
- a CDS encoding HP0495 family protein yields the protein MDEETLIEYPSEFPIKIMGESHENFTQTILDIVVRYAPDFVTSTIEIRPSKNGKYTSITCTINATSREQLDNLYRELSAHPMIKIVL from the coding sequence ATGGATGAAGAAACGTTAATCGAATACCCCAGTGAATTTCCGATCAAAATCATGGGGGAAAGCCATGAAAACTTTACACAGACAATATTGGATATTGTTGTGCGCTACGCACCGGATTTCGTTACGTCGACCATTGAGATCCGTCCTAGCAAAAACGGCAAATATACCAGCATTACCTGCACCATCAATGCCACTTCCCGCGAACAACTGGATAACTTGTATCGTGAACTGTCTGCCCACCCCATGATCAAGATCGTCCTCTAA
- the rodA gene encoding rod shape-determining protein RodA codes for MIKRFFTRLTLHIDGFLFFSLIILMAMGLIVLYSASGKSPDRIISQLINMGVALTVMWVIANIPPQHLLRLAVPAYTLGLLLLISVALFGDISHGARRWLNLGFTKIQPSELMKLAAPLMLAWYFNRYETNLRLKNYAIAAILLLIPVGFIARQPDLGTSLLITASGFYVIFLAGLSWRILLGIFAAIGASLPLVWSVMHDYQRQRVLTLLDPSQDPLGAGYHIIQSTIAIGSGGIFGKGWLKGTQAHLDFLPERTTDFIFAVFAEEFGLVGNILLVTLFIIIISRGLLIAANAPTLASRLLAGSITLTFFTYAFVNMGMVSGILPVVGVPLPLFSYGGTSMVTVLLGFGILMSIHTHRKLVRT; via the coding sequence ATGATTAAACGTTTCTTTACACGGCTGACGCTACACATTGACGGCTTTCTCTTTTTCTCCCTTATCATTCTTATGGCGATGGGGCTGATCGTGCTTTATAGCGCTTCGGGTAAGAGCCCGGACAGAATAATAAGCCAGTTAATCAATATGGGCGTAGCACTAACTGTAATGTGGGTAATCGCAAACATCCCACCCCAGCACTTGTTGCGACTGGCTGTGCCGGCCTATACATTAGGACTGCTATTGCTGATTAGCGTTGCGCTGTTTGGTGATATCAGCCACGGTGCACGACGCTGGCTCAATCTCGGATTCACCAAGATTCAACCCTCTGAGCTTATGAAACTGGCCGCGCCCCTGATGCTTGCTTGGTATTTTAATCGCTATGAAACCAATCTGCGGCTTAAAAACTACGCAATAGCAGCCATACTGTTGCTTATCCCTGTAGGCTTTATAGCCAGGCAACCCGATCTGGGTACCTCATTACTGATCACCGCATCTGGATTTTATGTGATATTTCTGGCCGGACTCAGTTGGCGAATTCTGCTTGGGATTTTTGCCGCAATTGGTGCCAGCTTACCTTTGGTTTGGTCTGTCATGCATGATTACCAGCGACAGCGAGTGCTCACATTACTTGACCCGTCTCAAGACCCTCTCGGCGCAGGCTATCATATTATTCAGTCCACAATCGCTATTGGTTCCGGTGGTATTTTTGGAAAAGGGTGGCTAAAAGGCACCCAGGCACATCTCGACTTTTTGCCTGAACGCACCACAGATTTTATTTTTGCGGTTTTTGCCGAAGAGTTCGGACTGGTCGGCAATATCCTCCTCGTCACCCTGTTCATCATCATCATCAGTCGGGGTTTGCTGATTGCCGCTAATGCCCCAACGCTAGCTTCCCGATTGTTGGCCGGCAGTATCACCCTGACTTTCTTTACCTATGCTTTTGTAAACATGGGTATGGTAAGCGGCATCCTTCCCGTCGTGGGTGTACCCCTCCCGCTTTTTAGTTACGGGGGTACTTCCATGGTGACAGTGTTGCTTGGATTTGGTATTTTGATGAGCATTCACACACATCGCAAGTTGGTGAGAACATGA